The following coding sequences are from one Microbulbifer sp. TB1203 window:
- a CDS encoding LUD domain-containing protein, whose protein sequence is MSKARERIFAAIRRNKKPLADAPVAGEGIAHADTIPTHTIPAGTRLTSEALYAEFEHRLSAASASVERVESASGIPAAVWRHLSDRQRRAQCFANGSAAELDWASVPELDIRSGAGDADTPVCITSAFRGIAETGSLVLLSAPGHSSASYFLPELLIVILSRRDILATQEAVWADLRRRSEEMPRTVTLVTGPSRTGDIEQKIVLGAHGPRQVHVLLVN, encoded by the coding sequence ATGAGTAAGGCGCGCGAGCGGATTTTCGCCGCTATCCGGCGCAATAAAAAGCCGCTGGCCGATGCGCCTGTGGCCGGGGAGGGCATCGCTCATGCAGATACCATTCCTACCCATACCATCCCCGCCGGGACCCGACTGACGTCTGAGGCTCTGTATGCAGAGTTCGAACACCGGTTGTCTGCCGCTTCCGCCTCGGTGGAGCGGGTGGAATCGGCATCCGGGATACCCGCGGCGGTATGGCGCCATCTGTCGGATCGACAGCGGCGGGCGCAGTGCTTTGCCAATGGCTCCGCGGCGGAGCTGGACTGGGCCTCGGTGCCGGAGCTGGATATTCGCTCGGGAGCCGGGGATGCCGATACTCCGGTGTGTATCACCTCGGCGTTTCGCGGCATTGCGGAAACCGGCAGCTTGGTGCTGTTGTCGGCACCGGGGCACTCTTCGGCCAGTTATTTTCTGCCGGAATTGTTGATTGTGATCCTGTCGCGCCGGGATATCCTGGCCACCCAGGAGGCGGTCTGGGCCGACCTCCGGCGGCGCTCGGAAGAAATGCCGCGCACCGTTACTTTGGTTACCGGCCCCTCCCGGACCGGGGACATCGAGCAAAAAATCGTGCTCGGGGCCCATGGCCCCAGGCAGGTTCACGTACTGCTTGTGAATTAG
- a CDS encoding GntR family transcriptional regulator produces MTKKSYLVQKTCNRLLDRVEAVFGTDSPYLPSDLALATELEVSRTTLRAALEQLNGKGLIERDGAGKRVVRKPGKEDYYDISTAPASREEVVQKYFLSLINDGKLLPGSRFSELELAKQSGCNTVTVREFLVRFSRFGLIEKKPRSQWQMVEFDARFAAELVEFRKVLEMRALVKLLDCDDDHPVWRELGEVLTLHQAVKRDFDRRYTELPVLDARLHQALQLGINNRFISQFFEVVSFVCHYHYQWHKAGEKARSRVAVNEHIDLMVAILARDVAGAVRALEVHLDTAERTLLECATRVRSELA; encoded by the coding sequence GTGACAAAAAAAAGTTATCTGGTGCAAAAAACCTGCAACCGCCTGCTGGATCGGGTGGAAGCAGTCTTCGGGACGGACAGCCCCTACCTGCCGAGTGACCTGGCCCTCGCCACTGAGCTGGAGGTCAGCCGCACCACCCTTCGCGCGGCCCTGGAGCAATTGAACGGGAAGGGCCTGATCGAGCGGGACGGTGCCGGCAAGCGCGTGGTGCGCAAACCCGGGAAAGAGGATTACTACGATATCAGTACTGCGCCCGCCTCCAGGGAGGAAGTGGTGCAGAAGTATTTCCTGTCCCTGATCAACGACGGCAAGCTGTTGCCCGGCAGTCGTTTTTCGGAGTTGGAGCTGGCAAAACAGTCCGGCTGCAATACGGTGACAGTAAGGGAATTTCTGGTGAGGTTCTCCCGTTTTGGCCTGATTGAAAAGAAGCCCCGCTCCCAATGGCAGATGGTGGAGTTCGACGCTCGCTTCGCCGCGGAGCTGGTGGAGTTCCGCAAGGTGTTGGAGATGCGCGCATTGGTGAAACTCCTGGACTGTGATGACGATCATCCGGTCTGGCGGGAACTGGGCGAGGTGCTGACCCTGCACCAGGCGGTAAAGCGGGATTTTGACAGGCGCTACACTGAACTCCCCGTCCTGGATGCCAGGCTGCACCAGGCCCTGCAGTTGGGGATCAACAACCGTTTTATCAGCCAGTTCTTCGAAGTGGTGTCTTTTGTTTGCCACTACCACTATCAGTGGCACAAGGCTGGCGAGAAGGCGCGCTCGCGTGTCGCCGTGAATGAGCATATCGACCTGATGGTAGCCATTCTGGCCCGGGATGTGGCCGGCGCGGTCAGGGCCCTGGAGGTTCACCTGGATACCGCCGAGCGAACCCTGCTGGAATGTGCCACCCGGGTCCGTAGCGAGCTGGCGTAA
- a CDS encoding UxaA family hydrolase, whose protein sequence is MTDKRFVLLHPSDNVLVCCARVTAGESVVLEGKSVTLHTEINVGHKVARVDIAKGARIIKYGAPIGSATDDIAFSRHVHLHNMKSDYIPSHTRESKQGEER, encoded by the coding sequence ATGACTGATAAGCGGTTTGTGTTGCTGCATCCCAGTGACAACGTGCTGGTGTGTTGTGCTCGCGTGACGGCCGGTGAATCCGTCGTGCTGGAAGGCAAGTCCGTCACCCTTCACACCGAGATCAATGTCGGGCACAAAGTGGCTCGCGTGGATATTGCGAAGGGTGCCCGGATTATCAAATACGGTGCGCCCATCGGTTCGGCCACGGACGATATCGCCTTTTCCCGGCACGTCCACCTGCACAATATGAAAAGTGACTATATTCCCAGCCACACCAGGGAAAGCAAGCAGGGGGAAGAGCGATGA
- a CDS encoding UxaA family hydrolase, which translates to MKGYLRADGRKGIRNVLLVTYLVECAHHVARTIVTRADSDSIQLIGFPGCYPNDYSLKIMEQLCTHPNVGGVVIVSLGCEGFNRERLSKTVSESGRPVSTFVIQESGGTRQTVEAGLQAVGEIQREIANAPMVDMGVEELVVGTICGGSDGTSGISANPAVGSCFDMLVDRGAACIFEETGELIGCEQIMADRAVTPELGREIIEAVQKAENYYRVMGYGSFAPGNAEGGLTTLEEKSMGAYAKSGASQIHGMIKPGDIPPRGGLYLMDVVPDGDPLFGFPNIVDSAEIVEMIASGAHIILFTTGRGSVVGSAISPVIKVCANPETYRKMADDMDINAGKVIEGRAAVASVGEEIYQLVCNVAGGEKTKSEALGHQEFVLTYKQFEPIGPACLPRR; encoded by the coding sequence ATGAAAGGCTATTTACGAGCTGACGGACGCAAGGGTATCCGCAACGTCCTGCTGGTAACCTACCTGGTGGAATGCGCCCACCATGTGGCGCGCACGATTGTCACCCGGGCCGACTCGGACAGTATCCAGTTGATAGGTTTTCCTGGATGTTATCCCAACGACTATTCACTCAAAATCATGGAACAGTTGTGCACCCACCCCAATGTTGGCGGCGTGGTGATCGTTTCTCTCGGCTGTGAAGGTTTTAATCGGGAGCGTTTAAGTAAAACGGTCAGTGAAAGCGGCCGACCTGTGAGCACTTTCGTGATCCAGGAATCCGGCGGAACCAGGCAGACCGTCGAGGCCGGACTTCAGGCTGTCGGTGAAATACAACGGGAAATCGCCAATGCCCCCATGGTTGATATGGGGGTGGAGGAACTGGTGGTCGGAACCATTTGCGGTGGCTCGGACGGCACCAGTGGCATCAGTGCCAACCCCGCTGTCGGCAGCTGTTTCGATATGCTGGTGGACAGGGGAGCGGCCTGCATTTTTGAAGAAACCGGCGAGTTGATCGGCTGCGAACAGATAATGGCGGATCGTGCCGTAACCCCGGAACTGGGCCGTGAAATTATAGAAGCCGTACAAAAGGCCGAAAACTATTATCGGGTGATGGGCTACGGCAGCTTTGCCCCGGGCAATGCGGAAGGTGGTCTGACAACCCTGGAAGAGAAATCCATGGGCGCCTATGCCAAATCCGGTGCTTCCCAAATTCACGGCATGATCAAACCCGGTGATATTCCCCCGCGGGGTGGCCTATACCTGATGGATGTGGTGCCCGACGGGGACCCGCTGTTCGGCTTTCCCAATATCGTGGACAGCGCCGAGATCGTGGAGATGATCGCTTCCGGTGCCCATATCATCCTGTTTACCACCGGCCGCGGTTCTGTAGTCGGCTCGGCCATTTCACCCGTGATCAAAGTCTGCGCGAATCCGGAGACCTACCGCAAGATGGCCGATGATATGGACATCAATGCGGGCAAGGTGATTGAAGGCCGCGCTGCCGTAGCCAGCGTGGGCGAGGAAATTTACCAGTTGGTATGCAATGTGGCCGGGGGTGAGAAAACAAAATCCGAAGCCCTGGGGCATCAGGAGTTTGTGTTGACCTATAAACAGTTCGAGCCCATCGGGCCCGCTTGCCTGCCCCGGCGCTAA